One Streptomyces sp. NBC_01237 genomic region harbors:
- a CDS encoding 3-hydroxyacyl-ACP dehydratase FabZ family protein: MITSAGVRALLPHRYPMLLVDRVLTAGAEDIRSLKAVTLNEPWYARLGPRPAEADFAYPEVLLVESWTQTAGLLARRLAGGGDDDRTMLFGSMRDVAFHRRVFPGDVVEHHARLQRAVNDTVIFEGSSRVGDEPVLTIGAITVAFRPREGFDPEHTGPAHPLTGSQRGEKS, encoded by the coding sequence ATGATCACCTCCGCGGGAGTACGCGCCCTGCTGCCCCACCGGTACCCGATGCTCCTGGTCGACCGGGTCCTGACGGCGGGCGCCGAGGACATCCGGTCCCTCAAGGCCGTCACGCTCAACGAACCGTGGTACGCCCGGCTCGGCCCGCGGCCCGCGGAGGCGGACTTCGCCTACCCCGAGGTGCTGCTGGTCGAGTCCTGGACCCAGACCGCGGGACTGCTGGCCCGGCGACTGGCCGGCGGCGGGGACGACGACCGGACGATGCTGTTCGGCTCCATGAGGGACGTCGCGTTCCACCGCCGGGTGTTCCCCGGTGACGTGGTCGAGCACCACGCCCGGCTGCAACGCGCGGTGAACGACACGGTGATCTTCGAGGGGAGCAGCCGGGTCGGCGACGAGCCGGTTCTGACCATCGGTGCCATCACGGTCGCCTTCCGCCCCCGGGAGGGGTTCGACCCCGAACACACCGGTCCGGCACATCCGTTGACCGGCAGCCAGCG